The proteins below are encoded in one region of Sphingobium yanoikuyae:
- the ilvN gene encoding acetolactate synthase small subunit, whose protein sequence is MHIHEEQSERHVLSLTVSNEAGILARIAGLFTARGYNIDSLTVADITDDHAISRITIVTNGPPKVIDQIIAQLDRLVPVHKVTDLTDAGPFVERELALVKVAGTGEDRIEALRLADVFRAKVVDTTIESFIFEITGTTEKIDNFVGLMRQIGLVEVGRTGVAGLIRGKEPA, encoded by the coding sequence ATGCATATCCACGAAGAACAGAGCGAGCGGCACGTCCTGTCGCTGACGGTATCGAACGAGGCGGGCATCCTGGCCCGCATCGCCGGCCTGTTCACCGCGCGCGGCTATAATATCGACAGCCTGACCGTGGCCGACATTACCGACGATCATGCGATCAGCCGCATCACCATCGTCACCAACGGCCCGCCCAAGGTGATCGACCAGATCATCGCCCAGCTCGACCGGCTGGTGCCGGTCCACAAGGTCACCGACCTGACCGACGCCGGCCCGTTCGTCGAACGCGAGCTGGCGCTGGTCAAGGTCGCCGGCACCGGCGAGGACCGGATCGAGGCGCTGCGCCTGGCCGACGTGTTCCGTGCCAAGGTGGTCGACACCACGATCGAGAGCTTCATCTTCGAGATCACCGGCACGACCGAGAAGATCGACAATTTCGTCGGCCTGATGCGCCAGATCGGCCTGGTCGAGGTCGGTCGCACCGGCGTTGCCGGCCTGATCCGCGGCAAGGAGCCGGCCTGA
- the ilvC gene encoding ketol-acid reductoisomerase — protein sequence MKVYYDRDADIGLIKGKKVAILGYGSQGHAHAQNLRDSGVAEVAIALRPGSPSAKKAEGAGFKVLPNKEAAQWADVLMILAPDEHQAAIYEADIKGNLRPGAALAFAHGLNIHFGLIEVPADIDVIMIAPKGPGHTVRGEYQRGGGVPCLIAVHQDATGNAHDIALSYASGVGGGRSGIIETNFREECETDLFGEQAVLCGGATALVQAGFETLVEAGYAPEMAYFECLHELKLIVDLMYEGGIADMRYSISNTAEYGDIKTGPRIITEETKKEMKRVLADIQSGRFVKDFILDNRAGQPELKASRKQAAAHQIEKTGSQLRAMMPWIGANKLVNKDKN from the coding sequence ATGAAGGTTTATTACGATCGCGACGCAGACATCGGCCTGATCAAGGGCAAGAAGGTCGCCATATTGGGCTATGGCTCGCAGGGCCACGCCCATGCGCAGAACCTGCGCGACTCCGGCGTTGCCGAAGTCGCCATCGCCCTGCGCCCCGGTTCGCCCAGCGCCAAGAAGGCCGAAGGCGCCGGTTTCAAGGTGCTGCCGAACAAGGAAGCCGCCCAGTGGGCCGACGTGCTGATGATCCTGGCGCCCGACGAGCATCAGGCCGCCATCTATGAAGCCGACATCAAGGGCAATCTGCGCCCCGGCGCCGCGCTCGCCTTCGCCCATGGCCTGAACATCCATTTCGGCCTGATCGAAGTCCCCGCCGACATCGACGTCATCATGATCGCGCCCAAGGGCCCCGGCCACACCGTGCGCGGCGAATATCAGCGCGGCGGCGGCGTCCCCTGCCTGATCGCCGTCCATCAGGACGCGACCGGCAACGCCCATGACATCGCCCTGTCCTACGCTTCGGGCGTCGGCGGCGGCCGCAGCGGCATCATCGAAACCAACTTCCGCGAGGAATGCGAAACCGACCTGTTCGGCGAGCAGGCCGTTCTGTGCGGCGGCGCCACCGCGCTGGTCCAGGCCGGTTTCGAAACCCTGGTCGAAGCCGGCTATGCCCCGGAAATGGCCTATTTCGAGTGCCTGCACGAGCTGAAGCTGATCGTCGACCTGATGTATGAAGGCGGCATCGCCGACATGCGCTACTCGATCTCGAACACCGCCGAATATGGCGACATCAAGACCGGCCCGCGCATCATCACCGAGGAAACCAAGAAGGAAATGAAGCGCGTTCTGGCCGACATCCAGTCGGGCCGCTTCGTCAAGGACTTCATCCTCGACAACCGCGCCGGTCAGCCCGAACTCAAGGCCAGCCGCAAGCAGGCTGCCGCCCACCAGATCGAGAAGACCGGTTCGCAGCTGCGCGCCATGATGCCCTGGATCGGCGCCAACAAGCTGGTCAACAAGGACAAGAACTAA
- a CDS encoding YceI family protein — protein MRKYLISAAALIAVAGGTTLLTSGVIAQAPMAVPGSKDVAKVTGGTYSVEPSHTQIVFAYDHMGFTNNMGVITQPTGTLTLDKANLSASKVSITLPIANLTTGIPALNEHLAKPEFFDAAKFPTATFVSTGVKTDGATGADITGNLTIKGITKPVTLDAEFYGAGANPMNKKENVGFVATGTIKRSDFGMGGFVPVVGDNVELKIIVAFQK, from the coding sequence ATGCGCAAATATCTCATCTCTGCCGCTGCCCTGATCGCGGTCGCCGGCGGCACCACCCTTCTCACCTCGGGCGTCATCGCCCAGGCCCCGATGGCCGTCCCCGGCAGCAAGGATGTCGCCAAGGTCACCGGCGGTACTTACAGCGTCGAACCCAGCCACACCCAGATCGTCTTCGCCTATGACCATATGGGCTTCACCAACAATATGGGCGTCATCACCCAGCCGACCGGCACGCTGACGCTGGACAAGGCCAATCTCTCGGCATCGAAGGTGTCGATCACCCTGCCGATCGCCAACCTCACCACCGGCATCCCGGCGCTGAACGAGCATCTCGCCAAGCCCGAATTTTTCGACGCAGCCAAGTTCCCGACCGCGACCTTCGTGTCGACCGGCGTGAAGACCGATGGCGCGACCGGCGCGGACATCACCGGCAACCTGACCATCAAGGGCATCACCAAGCCGGTGACGCTGGACGCCGAATTCTATGGCGCCGGTGCAAACCCGATGAACAAGAAGGAAAATGTCGGCTTCGTCGCGACCGGCACGATCAAGCGCAGCGATTTCGGCATGGGCGGCTTCGTTCCCGTCGTCGGCGACAATGTCGAACTGAAGATCATCGTCGCGTTCCAGAAATAA